In Edaphobacter aggregans, the sequence GCGGAATCCCTCGTGGTCGGCTCTTGCGATGAGCGGAGGAACGCTGGCGTAAGGCGGTGGGGGAGGCCCCTGAGCATAGTAGTAGGGGTGCGAGGCGCAACCTGCTGCGAAAAGAGTGGCCGCAGTGATCAGAGGGAGAGCAACACGGGAGAATTTCATAGAGTCCTCACTATCGATTCGCACGACCATCATTGGCGTGCGTTCGTATAGATAAACGCTCAATGCGAAAAAATGTTGCCCTTGTGATTACGTGTCTCGTTAGCCGCGGATTTGTTTCGCGATGCGTTCGATGGCGTGGTGGGCGGAGAGTGCGGCTCCTTCCTGCCAGCCAACGAGATGTGAGAGATAGTCTCCGGCGAAGTACGTTCGGCCCTGGGGTTTTTCGAGCTGGGCATAAGCAGGCTCGCTGCTTTCGAGGTGATTGTTCGCAAAGCAGCCGAGGGAGTAGGGGATCTTCGACCAGCTGACGTAGATAGGTTTGGCGAGCAGGTGGGAGCGGCCGGGGTGGAGCGCTTCGACAGCGGTACGCGAGGCATCGAATTTGGCTTCCATGGTCGGCAGAGAGCCGAAGGGTGTGGGTTTGCCGTTGGAGGTGCCGCCGAGGCCCATGCCACCGACGTCATTGCGCTCGGAGCCGAAGCCAGCGACCACGACTCCCGTTGGTGAGAAGAGTTTGTCGGTGGGATACCAGACGAGGTCGACGACGTTGTGGAGAAAGGAGATGCCGCCGTAGATGTTATTTTCCCTTTCCCAGAAACGCGGCGATTCCCAGCCGATTTTGTAGAGCGCTGTCATGGGCATGCCAGTGAAGGCCTTCTGGGTTTCGGGGGAGAAGTTGTTCTTCGTTTTGGCGAGGACGGAGATGGGCATCGTACAGATGCAGAAGTCTGCCGTGAGAGTCTGGGGCGTGCCGGATTTGGCGTAGGCGATGGTGACGCCGGCGTCGGAGGTGGTGATCTCGCTGACGGGAGAATCGTGGTGGATCATCTCGGCGGGAAGGGCGCGGGCGAAGCCGTAGGGGATGCGGTCCATGCCGCCGATGGGCTGGAACATGGTGGCCTGCCAGTCGATTTGTTCCTCGTAGAATTCGCCCGTGGAGAAGTCGGCGGCAAGAAGCTCGGAGAATTTGAGGGGTTCGTGCAAGGCTGATTTAGTGAGGCCAGCACCTCGCGCAACGGTAAAGCCCGCGCGTGGGGTGCCGACATATTTGCCTTTATCGTTGAGGTCGCCGAAGCCAGAGAGGAAGTCGAGGAGACGGGCGCTGTCTTCTTTGGATAGCGCGTCGTCAAGCGTGTGCTGATTGATGGCTTTGGCTAGGAGCTCGGCAAGGTAGCCGCGGGTGTCGTGGATGACTTGGCGCTGCTGAACAGGCTTGCCGCCATTGAGGAGCGGCGATTGCATGAGGGCAGAGCGGGAGGTGTTGACTTCGACTTCGAGAGGGACGCCGAGGTCGTGACAGTAGTTGAGGATAGTGGTGTGGATGGAAGGAATGCGCGCGGGACCGGCGTTGAGGTATCCGTCGTTTTGCCAACTGCAGGTTTGGACGGTGCCGTCGGTGAACTCGACCTTGCTGCCGTCGCGGACGGACCACGCACGGCCACCAGGGCGATTGCGGGCTTCGATGATAGTGCAGTCGAAGCCTGCTTTGCAGAGCTCGTATGCGGAGACGAGACCGGCGATGCCGGCGCCGAGGATGACAATTTTTTTGCCTTTGCCAAAGTCGGCAGGGAGTTGGGGAAGGAGAGAGGCTTCGGCTGTGGGTACGAGTCCGAGAGCCTGCATGGTGACGAACGCGGCAGAGTAGCCGCCGATCTGGGCCATGCGCTGGATCAATGCACGACGGGTGAGGCTCATAGTGAGGACTCCGCGTGTGATGGATTGTGAGGGACTTTTTGCAAGTGTGGAGCGAAAGGGGCCGCATTGCAAGAAGAAAGTGATGAGTTGGCGTGGTTGTGGATGGTTTGTAGTGAAGTGCTTAGACTGGTTGTCAGGTTTTGCGGGAGGGAGTTATCAGCTACGAAACCGAAGTTGCCAGGCGGAGTTTTTTGAAGAGTGCGTTGGCATTGGGCGCTGTTTCAACTGTGCCGGCGCTGGCGATGGAGCAGATATCAGAGGCCGCTGGCGGAGATCGGGCTTATTGGATTGAGGTTGTGCGGCGAGTATCTGATCCGGTGCTGGAGGCTGTAAGCAAAGGGCAACTGCGGGCGAAGATGCCGGTTGAGGCAGGCGCTGGGCTGGTAGAAGCTCGGAGTAAGTCGACGCATCTGGAGGCGTTTGGGCGGTTGATTTCTGGTTTAGGGCCGTGGCTGGAGAGCGCAGAGATGAGCGGCGCGGAAGGTGAGTTGCAGGCTAAATATCGCGAGTGGGCGCGGGCGGGGATTCGGTATGGAACTGATCCGGCTTCGGCGGATTACATGAACTTTGGTTTGACGCCGCAGTCAGTGGTCGATGCGGCTTTTTTGGTGTTGGGGATTCTGCGGGCTCCGAAGCAGTTGTGGGAGCCGTTGGATAAAGCAACGAAGGCGAATCTGGTGAAGGCGCTGCAGGCTACGCGTTCGGTGTTGCCGGGGCAGTCGAACTGGCTGCTGTTTTCGGCGATGGTGGAAGCTGGTCTTTGCTTCATGGGGGAGTGGTGGGATTCAATGCGTGTGGACTACGCAATCCAGATGCATAAGCTGTGGTTCGTGGGTGATGGCACCTATGGCGATGGCCCACACTTTCATTGGGATTACTACAACAGCTTTGTAATTCAGCCGATGTTGATGAAGGTGCTGGAGATCGTGCCGGCGAAGTCGGTGGCGTGGAGTGCGCTGAAGCCGGTGGCGTTGGAGCGAGCGCAACGGTACGCGGCGATACAAGAGCGGATGATCAGTCCGGAGGCTACGTTTCCTGCGATCGGGCGGTCACTGACTTATCGGTTTGGAGCATTTCACCTTCTGAGCGACATCAGTCTTCGGAGAGAGCTACCGCAAGGTGTGTCGCCGGAGCAGGTGCGGTGCGCTCTGACGGCGGTGATGCGAAGGATGATCGAGCGGCCGGGGACGTTTGATGCGAAAGGCTGGTTGACGATTGGGTTTGCTGGGCATCAGCCTTCAATGGGCGAGCCGTATATTTCGACGGGGAGTTTGTATCTGTGTGCTGCGGCGTGGTTGCCGCTGGGACTATCTGCGAGCGATGTCTTCTGGTCGGGCCCTGCAAAGCCATGGACAGCCCAGAGAATTTGGGGCGGAGAAAACATGATGGCTGATCATGCCTCCTCCGCCTAGTTGGGTTCGAGTTATTCGGCTTTTCCTACACCATTGTTCTTGTAGGCCTTCTGGAGTACGGAGAAGGCCTGCTTCTTTTCGCCCTTTTCAGAGACCAGCCCCTTGCGGTTGAAGCCGTCCTGAATTTCGGGAAGGACGCGTCGTGGAGAGCGGAAGTCCATGAGGATCCAGGGGCTCATACCACGCAGCTGCGGGATGTTGTTGAGCATGATCAGCTGCTGGGTGAAGACGTTGGCCTGGAATTCTTCGGTCCAGCGCTTGTCGGCCGGGCCATGAAGGCCGAATTTAGCATCGGCTCCGAACTCGCTGATGATGAGCGGTTTCTGGTAGTCGATCTGCCATTTGGTCTGGGCGATATCGGATGGTTCGTGCTCGTACCAGCCGACATACTCGTTCGCGCCGATGACGTCGAGTGCTTTGCCAAGGGGATCGTCGACGATCTTGGTCATGCCGTTGGTGCGGACGAGAAGAGCAGCGGTGATGAGGCGCGTGGGATCGTATTCGCGGGCATCATTTGCGAGCGTGGTGAGGAACTTGGTGCGCTCGGGATTGTTCGGCGTCTCGTTGGCGACAGACCAGAGGATGACGGAGGCCTTGTTACGGTCGCGCCGAATCATCTCGTGAAGTTGGCTCTGCGCCAGGGCGAGGGTGTTCGGGTCGCCGAAATGACAGGCCCAGTAGACGGGGATCTCCGACCAGATGAGGACGCCGAGACGGTCGGCGGTGCGGGTCATGCGCTGATCGTGCGGGTAATGGGCAAGACGGGCATAGTTGCCGCCTAGCTCCTTGACCCAGCCGAGGAGGGTGTCGGCGTCTTCCTGGGTGTAAGCGCGGCCAGTACGAATGGGCGCTTCGGCGTGAATGCTGACGCCGTGAAGAAAAATGGGTTTGCCGTTGAGCAGAATCTGCGTGCCGCGAACTTCTACTGTGCGGAAGCCCATCTCGTCATCGAGAGTGTCTTCGCCTGTCTTCAGCTGGACCTTGTATAGGCGCGGATGATCGGGCGACCAGAGCTCAAGGCCTCCGGGGTATAGCTGGATGGCAGCGCGTCCGTTGGCATCGACGGTGGCTTCGACTGTGGTCGGCGTGGGGGTTGCGATGGAGACGCTAACTTTGTCTCCCGCGCTGGCGCCGATGACGTGAACGTAGCCGTCTATCTGATTCGTGGTGCCGCGGACGAGATGAAGATCGTAATCGTCGATGAAGCGGGTGGGGACTTCAACGAGTGCGACGTCGCGCGTGAGACCGCCGTAGTTGAACCAGTCCGTCTGAAGAGTGGGAACGCCTTCGGCGAGACGGGTCGCGTCTACAGCGATGACGACGAAGTTATCGCCGTCGTGGAGCAGGTCAGTGGCGTCGCAGTCATATGGAGTGAAGCCGCCCTCATGCTGGCAGGCGAATTTGCCATTGACCCAGACGAAGCTGCGGTAGTTGGCAGCGCCGACGTGGAAGAAGGTCCGCTGGTTCGCCTTCTTCTGGTAGGTGAAGTCGCGCTGATACCAGAGGGGGCCTTCATAGAAATGGAGCAACTCGCGCTGGGTGTTCCAGTCGCCAGGAACCTTGAGGGTGGGAGACTTGCTGAAATCGTACTCGGTGTTGTCTTTGTGCTCGTTGAGGAAGTAGCCGTCTTTGCGAAGCTCGTTGTGGAAGGTGTAGAGACCGGAGCCGTAGGGATCGATGATGGTGTGCCAGTCGCCGTCGAGACTGATTTGCTTGCGGTGATCGACGTTCACGAGGAGAGTCTTGTAGGTCCCTTCGTCGAGCTTTGTCTGGGCGATAGCGCGATGCTGAGCGGGTCCGATGAGGGTGGTGAGAGCGGCGACAGAAAAGAGTGTGGAGTGAAAGAGCTTTTGAGCGTGATTAGCAATGTGCATCGAGTTCCTCTGATGTCCCTGTGGACATGTCCCTTTTATTGTCAATAAAAATGGCCCACTGTGCGCACCAATTTGTTGTTACATGAAATTTATTGTTGGCGCGGAGGCAGGGACGCTCGAATGAGCTGGGAGAAATCCGGAGAATCTCCGGCAGCTAACGCGGCATCGTTGATACGCGAACGCCGGCGGAGTTCATTAAACGGCAGTGTCGTGTCCAGGAAACCATGGTCGTAGAGATACCTGTCGGACCAACCATTGAGGAGATAACGGATATCCAATCGATTCGGTTTGCCGACAAGCCTCGCATAACGAACGATGTTGAGCGTGCAGTTGCTGACCAGCAGGTTATAAAATTCTGGCCTTTTGTAGAGTTCGTTGATCCGGTCAAGGTAGACAAGGAAAAGAGCTTGCGAACTTGCAGGAGGAACGTTGAGGGGATAAAAAAATACATCTTCGTTTCGGAAATTGGTGCGCACCCGTATGACATCGCGTTCATCGGCTACAACGTAGATCAATTCGAATGTCCTGAACATGGAGGGAAGGGGCGAGAAGCCTCCACCCATCTCGGGACGCGCTTCGATGGAGATGCTGAGAGGAGGCGCGTTATCGAAATTAAAACTCAGGAAGGTATGGGCTACAGGTCCAGGCATCCAGTAAGAGATGATGAAGTCCACCGAGGTCAGATGTGAGACCAGCACCTCGCGATCTTCGTATCGCACCGTGAAGTCATCTCTGCTGCGGTATTCAAAATCGCGGACGTCGGTGATTCGCACACGGTCTCCGTCGATGGTCACCCGGGGCATCACCGCGACATCGGTTCGCCAGTTACGATCATGCGTGGGTCGGAGTGAAAGGAACCATATCAGCACGAAGAGAGCCAGTCCCGCGTACACCAGATACATACGAGGTCTGCGGGCGCGCCAAAAGACCCAGCCGCTGAACACCATAAAAGCCAGCGCCAGTATCATTCGCAGCCAGAACCCTGGAAGTCTGGAGTAATAAATCGCCAGGGTTGGCCATGCGATGAGTACCAATTGGCATAGAAATATCAGCCCCTTCAAGAGTCCACGGAGCAATTTTGAGAACCAGAAAGCCAGGGAATTGGGTCGCGGTTCCATAGAGATCTCTCTTCCGTAACCTTGGTCCTCACTTTGAGTGAGAGCGGCGCTGAAATGGTGGGATCCCGGAATTGCGCGATGCTACTGAGAGATGAGCCTGAAAAGTGTCCGACGGCTAACTGCTGGAATTTGGAGGTGCGGGTCAGGATCAAACCCGCTCGCACTATCGACTGCAAGGCAAGTTATTGATTCTAAAGCATCATGTAGCAAACCAAAATTACATGAATTACAGGGGCCTAGCACAAATTAGCAGAAAAAGCCTGAGAAAGAGACTCGCGGCTTTACGCGAAGAAGCGTTCGTGGACGCGCCTCCAGAAGCCGTCATCAGCATACTATGGGCGCCGGGACACATCGATCTTTTTATGCCGTTTTCGTCAATCCGACGAATACACGGAAACCTAAGAAGTACACCGAAAAGCTGACCGACCGAGAAGCGTTTCATCGCCTACCTGGTTGGCCAAGGCCGGCCGCGAAGTGAGTATCCGGTTGGTGTTTGGCGCTGCGCCGGCGAACATCATGACACTTATCGTTCGCGGCGGAAGGACCTGGCTTTCTGGGGAGTCTGTATCGGCATCGGGGGTGCGCTGGTAGTCAGCCGCCTGATGCGCTCACTGCTTTTCGATGTAGGAGTCACCGATGCTGTAATGTTTTCTCTGTTCCCACTCTTCTAGTTTGTATTGCTTTCTTTGCAAGCTACATTCCAGCGCGACGCGCTTCGCGCATTGATCCCAGCACTTCGTTACGATGCGAATAGGAGAACGCGGCTGACGGAGTGGCCTTCACAAGATATCGGGCGCTATCCTCTTCGGTCCGCCACCCTGCGAACCAGGGTCAATGCCCGGGTGCAGCGCAGGTAAAGCTGGCCGAGTCATTCGGATCACCGTTGCCGTTGTATTTCGCAACCTGAGGATACGGGCATATCGGCCGCGTCATCTCCACTTTCCTGGCAGGGCCGTATTTGGTCGCGATGATCGAGCCCGGCGCAGTGCCCAGCTCTTCCCATTTTTCGAGCGCGTCGAAGACGCCGTACTCTGGCCCCTTCGCTGTGGTCAAACCAAGTTGTCCAAAAGTCGCTGCCCCTGTCCCCCCGGCGCAATGGCCCATTCCAGGAACCATGTACAGGCGTATGAACTCTGCTGTCTTCTTGTCGCCCATCTTCATCTGCACCTGCTCATAGTATTGGATGGTGTTCAGAGGCGAGATCGCCGGATCGTTCCAGCCGTGATACAAGATCAGCTTGCCGCCGCGCGCTACGAAACGGCTAAGATCGGGATCGGTCGCGTCCAGTGCCTGCGCGGTCTTTGTATCGGCTGCATGTACAGCCGCATCCGTGTTGGCGGTCAAAGCGTTCCAGCTCGGATCGTCAAACACCATGTAGCGGAAGTAGTTCTGCGTATATAGGCTCACGTTGGGTCCGTCGCCTACGAGCCAGTTCTTCCATAGATGCACCTCGTCCCCAGGCATCAGGCCAGGAAATATCATGTGCCCCTCATCATCGGTTCCGCCGGCGTAAATCTTCTTGAGAGAGGCTATCTGAGGCGCGGTCAGGCAACTCAACTCGTCGCCCAGTTTGCACAACAGGGTTGCGGGATCAAAATGGCAGGTCCGCGGATCGTTAAGGATGCCGTCTTTCAACCCGTCCTGCGCATCGCACTGAGCCAGTACCGCTGCAGTAATTGCAGGGAGCTTGATGCTTGGGATATATCCCTCCGGGTTACCTATGAAGACCTTCGTCACATCCACCGTGGCTGCGATCAACTTTGTCCAGTTGTTGGCGGGTGCGCCGGCCAGAATCCCGTCGTAGTCGGCAGGGAACCGCTGCGCCTCCATCAGCGCTTCACGGCCACCGTCGGAGCAAGCGTCGAAATACGACTTCGTCGGAGGTTCGCCGTAGAACGTGTTGATGATGGTTTTGGCACGCTCGGCGGTGAGGTGGACCGCCCGATAGCCGAAGTCCGTAATCTTCTCAGGATGCTGATAGGCCCAGCTCGCGTCTTGCGCGTCTGCCTGATGGCCAGCGTCAGTACCAGCCGTCGCGAAGCCGCGCTGGAGGCTGTTTCCGAGTTGGCCATAGTAGATAGAGCCCGCAAACCCTCCGTTGCCGACTCCGAGAAAGCGATGGTTCCAACCTTTCTCCGGCATCCAGACCTCAAACCGAATGACGGAATCCGAGGTCGGATGAAGAACTCCGCTCACACGGCAAAATGAGGGTAATCCCGTCAGGGGTGCGCCATAGGGTGGAGTAAAGCTTCCTCCACTGACCAGCTCGGCTGTCAAAATCTTGGTGTCGGGCCACGCGCTTTGGGTGAGCGCGTGGCAGTCGGCGACTTCTGCGGGAGCTGAGAAGGCGGCGACGGCGAGAAGGATAGCGAGCAGAAAAAGAAGGTTTCGCACCGGTTGCCGAAGAGTATCATTCTGCCTGCCGCAAGACCAGACTACAAATTCCGCCTAGGTGTAGGGAGTAGTCTCTCACCCAGGAAGAAACCAGGACCGAATATTCGAAGACAGGCCCCGGCTGGATCGACAGGCCTGCAGATTAGCAGGGGATTGCGTCCGAGATAATCCTCAAATGTCCGATGAATTGGGTCAAGGAACCTCGATGCGCCCGAAAAGGCTAGCAGCAGTTATCTTGCTGCCAGCCCTTGGTTTGCTGCGGTATCACGGGAGTTTAGCGCGGATGCTGCCCCCGAACGTGCCTCCTGCATAAGTCCCAGCAAATTTCTCCACCACCGCGGATCCTGGAACCCCCGCTAATGACGGGAAGATCACAGTGACCGAGTTGGATGCTCCAGGCGCAAGATCCCCGAGCGATGCTGTGGGAATCGTTCCACTGACAGTGCCGAGGGTTGCCATATTCAACTGCACATTTTGAGCAGTACCGGTGCCGGTGCTCGTTACTGTTACGACAGCCTGATAACCACCAGCGACTTCGCTGAGTTGCGAGGTGGTCACGAGTTGGATCGTTGGATGAGAGATCTGGAAAAAGCTATAGGCATTGCTGTTTCCAGACGGAACGGTTCCGCTCCAGCGTGTGCCGGATCCCCCATAACTGTTCGGACTTACCGTTCCTTGCAGGAACAATGTATCGGAATCAACCGTGTTGTAACCGGTGGCTGTAAATGTGTTTCCTATGATCGACAGCGTTATGTAGGTGTTGGGTTTGAACACGCCCGTCAACTCTGAGTTTGTGTCTATGGGTGAGCTCACGCCGTTGATGTGCTGATACAACTGGAACATCACTTCGGTAGCCGATTGGGTAGTTCTCCAGAACCGCAACGAATATCCATTGCCTGAACGTGGATCATACTTGATGTAAATATCCGCATTTTGAATAGTGTTTCCCGGGGTTGAATCTTCTCCAGTACCAGGACTTCCAAATCCCTGGCCGGCCGTCTTCTCAGGCGTCATCACGACGGAGACCTGCTCATCTCCGGCCGGGGTATCTGTCTGATAGAGAAGTGCTGCTCCCTGGGAGGAAGCCCTGAGTCCCCAGTTATTGACGAAAGTTCCTCCGATAGGCGTCGGTTCCGAAGTCCAGGTACCGAGAACGGTCCAGTACCCGCTGATGTATGCGCTCTCCGGATTGGGTGGAAAGTTCAGGAAATTGGGGGAGACAGTCGTCGACACGATGTTCAAGATCGAAATGGGTGTCGTCGTGATCGTGGTTGCTGTCGCACCCGGATTACTGATGTCCCACTTCGGTTGAATTGTTGCTTCCAGATAATTACCGACGTCTCCTCCTTGGAGCGTGTACACCTGCAGGGGGATATTGCCATTGCTTATTCCCACAATTCGCGGATTACTGCAGGACGGGTCGGCGCAGCTATACCAGGTAATGATCGACTGGTCTGTCCGGTTCGGCACTGGATTCAAAGTGTAGTTGAGACTAATGGTCCCATTAATGGGGGCGCCGATTGTGGGCTGCGATGCAAACGTCGGAGGACTTATAAATGGTGGCTGCACAAAGACCCAGGCGGTTATGTAAAAGCCATCGGATGCGGTAGCGTTGATGGGCACGTACTGGGAAACACCTGTGTTGTTCGTGCCGCTTACGATGACGCTCGAACCCGACGACTGGTTGAGGGTAACGAGGGGGGAGGAGGTTGACCAGGTTATGGTACTCGGCGCGCGGGCAGGAAAGACCGTTGCGCTGATTGTAGCTGTACTTTGATTGGTAATGATCGACGGAGAGCCATTGGTGATTCCCATTCCAAAAGGCAAATTCCCCTGTCCTGCGGCATTCGTGGCCGCGAGCCCTGGAACTGTCTGTCCAGTATAAGAGGCCAAAAAGCCAGCTGGATCCCAGCTATCCTGCACGCCAGTTGGAGTGGCGCTCAGGATATTTCCCGGAGTAAAAGCTGCCGCCTCTTGCGCGGACAACTCTCTCGATAAATTATGAGTAATTGGCCCCTGCGAAGCGTCGGCAATTAAGACAGGATTACCGTTGGTGTCGACATTGTTGTACGTAAGTGAATAAAGGTTCTGGTGAGCAGTTGGCGCAAAGCCGACAATCCACGAAATTGTGTTACCCGCCGTATTTTCAGGGAGTATGCAATTGATAAGAACGGCCGGGAGCGTCGAGCCTTCGGGGTAGGCGCCTCCCGATGTTGGGCCCTTGTAGAACTGAAATTGTCCTCCGCTTGGCACGGTAAACGTGGTATTGACGAAGACCGTTCCTGTTACAGTTCCTTCTCCACTTCCTGTGGGGAAATTGAGCACGGAATTTTCCCAGACGCTTTCAGTTCCACCACCTATGAAGTCGTTTGTGCCTTCGATGTAGACGCTGTTAAAGTAGGCACGCGTGCTCTGGATAAACGTCGTATCGAGCCTGCTCAGCAGCGCGACGTGATCGAGGATTTCTTTGTCGCCGGAGATTTGGAAGGCCACTGCTTGTGTGATTACAGGCGATCGCTCCGTTAGATTTAGAGCGGCGTTACCGGGATATTCATAATTAAGATTGCAATAATTGAGGATTGTAAGATTGACCGCGGTAAACCCAGTTGCGTTGACGATCATGACATATCCGTTATAGGAAGCCGTCGGGCTGCCTGCCCCCTCTTGGTTACCCAGATTGCCTGCGAGCACTACATTACGGTGGTCAT encodes:
- a CDS encoding flavin monoamine oxidase family protein, coding for MSLTRRALIQRMAQIGGYSAAFVTMQALGLVPTAEASLLPQLPADFGKGKKIVILGAGIAGLVSAYELCKAGFDCTIIEARNRPGGRAWSVRDGSKVEFTDGTVQTCSWQNDGYLNAGPARIPSIHTTILNYCHDLGVPLEVEVNTSRSALMQSPLLNGGKPVQQRQVIHDTRGYLAELLAKAINQHTLDDALSKEDSARLLDFLSGFGDLNDKGKYVGTPRAGFTVARGAGLTKSALHEPLKFSELLAADFSTGEFYEEQIDWQATMFQPIGGMDRIPYGFARALPAEMIHHDSPVSEITTSDAGVTIAYAKSGTPQTLTADFCICTMPISVLAKTKNNFSPETQKAFTGMPMTALYKIGWESPRFWERENNIYGGISFLHNVVDLVWYPTDKLFSPTGVVVAGFGSERNDVGGMGLGGTSNGKPTPFGSLPTMEAKFDASRTAVEALHPGRSHLLAKPIYVSWSKIPYSLGCFANNHLESSEPAYAQLEKPQGRTYFAGDYLSHLVGWQEGAALSAHHAIERIAKQIRG
- a CDS encoding DUF2264 domain-containing protein, which produces MKSALALGAVSTVPALAMEQISEAAGGDRAYWIEVVRRVSDPVLEAVSKGQLRAKMPVEAGAGLVEARSKSTHLEAFGRLISGLGPWLESAEMSGAEGELQAKYREWARAGIRYGTDPASADYMNFGLTPQSVVDAAFLVLGILRAPKQLWEPLDKATKANLVKALQATRSVLPGQSNWLLFSAMVEAGLCFMGEWWDSMRVDYAIQMHKLWFVGDGTYGDGPHFHWDYYNSFVIQPMLMKVLEIVPAKSVAWSALKPVALERAQRYAAIQERMISPEATFPAIGRSLTYRFGAFHLLSDISLRRELPQGVSPEQVRCALTAVMRRMIERPGTFDAKGWLTIGFAGHQPSMGEPYISTGSLYLCAAAWLPLGLSASDVFWSGPAKPWTAQRIWGGENMMADHASSA
- a CDS encoding glycoside hydrolase family 2 protein; the encoded protein is MHIANHAQKLFHSTLFSVAALTTLIGPAQHRAIAQTKLDEGTYKTLLVNVDHRKQISLDGDWHTIIDPYGSGLYTFHNELRKDGYFLNEHKDNTEYDFSKSPTLKVPGDWNTQRELLHFYEGPLWYQRDFTYQKKANQRTFFHVGAANYRSFVWVNGKFACQHEGGFTPYDCDATDLLHDGDNFVVIAVDATRLAEGVPTLQTDWFNYGGLTRDVALVEVPTRFIDDYDLHLVRGTTNQIDGYVHVIGASAGDKVSVSIATPTPTTVEATVDANGRAAIQLYPGGLELWSPDHPRLYKVQLKTGEDTLDDEMGFRTVEVRGTQILLNGKPIFLHGVSIHAEAPIRTGRAYTQEDADTLLGWVKELGGNYARLAHYPHDQRMTRTADRLGVLIWSEIPVYWACHFGDPNTLALAQSQLHEMIRRDRNKASVILWSVANETPNNPERTKFLTTLANDAREYDPTRLITAALLVRTNGMTKIVDDPLGKALDVIGANEYVGWYEHEPSDIAQTKWQIDYQKPLIISEFGADAKFGLHGPADKRWTEEFQANVFTQQLIMLNNIPQLRGMSPWILMDFRSPRRVLPEIQDGFNRKGLVSEKGEKKQAFSVLQKAYKNNGVGKAE
- a CDS encoding DUF4105 domain-containing protein — its product is MILALAFMVFSGWVFWRARRPRMYLVYAGLALFVLIWFLSLRPTHDRNWRTDVAVMPRVTIDGDRVRITDVRDFEYRSRDDFTVRYEDREVLVSHLTSVDFIISYWMPGPVAHTFLSFNFDNAPPLSISIEARPEMGGGFSPLPSMFRTFELIYVVADERDVIRVRTNFRNEDVFFYPLNVPPASSQALFLVYLDRINELYKRPEFYNLLVSNCTLNIVRYARLVGKPNRLDIRYLLNGWSDRYLYDHGFLDTTLPFNELRRRSRINDAALAAGDSPDFSQLIRASLPPRQQ
- a CDS encoding tannase/feruloyl esterase family alpha/beta hydrolase, producing the protein MRNLLFLLAILLAVAAFSAPAEVADCHALTQSAWPDTKILTAELVSGGSFTPPYGAPLTGLPSFCRVSGVLHPTSDSVIRFEVWMPEKGWNHRFLGVGNGGFAGSIYYGQLGNSLQRGFATAGTDAGHQADAQDASWAYQHPEKITDFGYRAVHLTAERAKTIINTFYGEPPTKSYFDACSDGGREALMEAQRFPADYDGILAGAPANNWTKLIAATVDVTKVFIGNPEGYIPSIKLPAITAAVLAQCDAQDGLKDGILNDPRTCHFDPATLLCKLGDELSCLTAPQIASLKKIYAGGTDDEGHMIFPGLMPGDEVHLWKNWLVGDGPNVSLYTQNYFRYMVFDDPSWNALTANTDAAVHAADTKTAQALDATDPDLSRFVARGGKLILYHGWNDPAISPLNTIQYYEQVQMKMGDKKTAEFIRLYMVPGMGHCAGGTGAATFGQLGLTTAKGPEYGVFDALEKWEELGTAPGSIIATKYGPARKVEMTRPICPYPQVAKYNGNGDPNDSASFTCAAPGH
- a CDS encoding pectinesterase family protein; this translates as MFNRIVFRFFVIVIAAVGSMAYAQDSNGPSPLSALDTTNMPYNILVDGSLAQDNPALNQYSTLQAAYAAAPAGTPTNPTVIGIKPNVYNLNGGVSTPGIMITKNYITLLGLTNDHRNVVLAGNLGNQEGAGSPTASYNGYVMIVNATGFTAVNLTILNYCNLNYEYPGNAALNLTERSPVITQAVAFQISGDKEILDHVALLSRLDTTFIQSTRAYFNSVYIEGTNDFIGGGTESVWENSVLNFPTGSGEGTVTGTVFVNTTFTVPSGGQFQFYKGPTSGGAYPEGSTLPAVLINCILPENTAGNTISWIVGFAPTAHQNLYSLTYNNVDTNGNPVLIADASQGPITHNLSRELSAQEAAAFTPGNILSATPTGVQDSWDPAGFLASYTGQTVPGLAATNAAGQGNLPFGMGITNGSPSIITNQSTATISATVFPARAPSTITWSTSSPLVTLNQSSGSSVIVSGTNNTGVSQYVPINATASDGFYITAWVFVQPPFISPPTFASQPTIGAPINGTISLNYTLNPVPNRTDQSIITWYSCADPSCSNPRIVGISNGNIPLQVYTLQGGDVGNYLEATIQPKWDISNPGATATTITTTPISILNIVSTTVSPNFLNFPPNPESAYISGYWTVLGTWTSEPTPIGGTFVNNWGLRASSQGAALLYQTDTPAGDEQVSVVMTPEKTAGQGFGSPGTGEDSTPGNTIQNADIYIKYDPRSGNGYSLRFWRTTQSATEVMFQLYQHINGVSSPIDTNSELTGVFKPNTYITLSIIGNTFTATGYNTVDSDTLFLQGTVSPNSYGGSGTRWSGTVPSGNSNAYSFFQISHPTIQLVTTSQLSEVAGGYQAVVTVTSTGTGTAQNVQLNMATLGTVSGTIPTASLGDLAPGASNSVTVIFPSLAGVPGSAVVEKFAGTYAGGTFGGSIRAKLP